Part of the Triticum aestivum cultivar Chinese Spring chromosome 4D, IWGSC CS RefSeq v2.1, whole genome shotgun sequence genome is shown below.
GCTTTCCTTTGTCCAGTTGCTAcctagctcctccctccctccctccatgCTTCCAGGTCAGTAATCTGCAAGCAAGCACACAAGTTTGCTAAGTATCTTGTTCACAAGAGATTTGGAGCTGGTTGCTGGAAACTCAACACAAGCCAAATGACtcaccgtccttcttcttgaccagGCTTCTGGCGAAGAGCAAGCAGATGACCAGGAAACCCAGGGCCAAGGCTCCACCCAGCACGATGGCTACAGTCTTGGCTGTCTGCTGccctgagatgagatgagatgcagAAGGAGAATGAATGGCCAAGTCGACAGAGATCAAAATCAAACTAGGGATGATACCACGTCTCATCATGGGTACAATCATAGAATGCCGTATCTCCAGTAAATCCACAAAAGAAAAGGTAAACAATGTACTACTCCTAGGTGCTAGTGGAAAACAGCTTTTCTCAAAGACCGAGCAGGCAGATGCATAAAAAACTCACTAATCTAGGCTGCTGCCATGGACTACTTCTAGTCTAGTAGTAGTAGTTCAGAAACGAAGCATGGACTGAATATATAATGGAGTTATCAGTAATGAGCATCCCTTACACTGGAACTCAACAGTGCAAAGAAGAAGCATAATTGACAAAAGAAAAGGGGAAGATCCTGCCAATCTGCCATCATAAACAAGCACAATTGATCCCTGTCCCTCAAATCTTAGGCTGACCAACCAACCAAGAAAGGAACAAGATCATGCCACTGTCTGCATCAGAGTTCCACTTTGACATGGCAAAGATACGCTCATAACTCCTGCCTACCTAACACTGGACCATGCAAGGCTTGTTTGTAATCTAAATGATGAGCACCTGAGAGGGCACTAATCTAATCTATACCTCTACAAATTGGTCCAAAATAGATGGCCACAATCCACCACACCAAGAAACACAAGGCGCCCCCTCTCAATCCCCATCAATCAATTCGAACCAGAGAATCCTGCCAGGATCTCACCTACACATGTACAAACAAATCCACCGACAGTAGTTCACATGCATAAACTAGCCAGTAGTAGCCACCAGCAAGAATCATAATGCAGTTAGTAACATAATACTAAGACCACATTTGCCCAAATTACTAGTAAACCCAATCAATCTAATATTCGCTATTCAGATTTCAGATTGGATCACTGCAGAATTAACCAAATCAATATTCCAAATGTAGTTGGAACTGAATGTGGAGGCACAAATTTTGTGAGGCTAGCAGAGCAAGGAAGAAGGGAAGGAAAGGTAcctccgaggccgccgccgccgccatggggcACGCCGTGGGGGTAGTAGCTGTAGGTAATGTAGCACTTGTCGAGGTAGACCTGGCCGGAGGGGGCGCCGCCGCACTCGACGGCGACGCGCTGCACGGCCTGGGTGACGCAGTTGCTGCAGTCGACGTTGGAGAGGTCGCCCTCGCACTGCGCCAGCGCGTACACCTGCTGGAAGCTGGTAGCGAAGAACCCGCCGGCGCTGGAGCCGGCTCCCCCCTCGAGCTGGCTGAAGGCGGTGCCGCGGCGGGTCTCGAAGTCCGCGGCGGCGGCGCCCCCGCCGGAGCCGCAGGTCTTGAAGAGCATCTGGACGCCGGAGACCTGGGGGAAGCCGGAGATCTCGTAGAGCGCGAGGCAGCCGTTGAGCTGgacgcgggcggcgacggcgccgcCGCAGAGGTCGCGCCAGGAGGACATGGCGCGCGCGACGCAGGAGGAGCAGTCCGGGCCGGAGAGGTCCCCGCGGCACTGGAAGAGGCCgaagacggaggcggaggcggaggaggcggaggccgaGGAGGTCTTGTAGAACTTGGCGGAGGCGGACTGCGCGGCGAGCGCCGAGGAGAGCGCCGCGACGGTCGGCGGCGGGCTGCCCCCCGCGAAGGTCTGGTTGGCGCAGCCCTTGTAGACGACCGCGTACAGGTCGGCGCACGACGCCGGGCGCGGCGTCAGGAGGACGAGGagcaggacggcggcggcggcgaggtggagggGGCGGGGGCGGCAGGGAATGCCGCCGACGCCCATCTGGCCGCGCTCTGGAGGTCGGTCCTCGGTGgtgcgccggaagcagagctccgCTGCTCACTCCACCACTCCCTGTTTTGGCGGCTGGTCTGGCGGTGGTGGTGTGTATGCGCTTGCGAGTTGCGGCGTGAGATGTGCTGCTTGCTTCGCTTGGTCCGCGCTCTCTCCGCGTCCGTTTCAGCTGACGATGGTAATGTGGCGCAGTTAATGGGGGGGCAGAGAAAAGCACGCAGTTTGGGTGAGCAGGACGCAAATCTGCTTCTCTGCGTGCACTGGCCACGGTCCACAGACGGTGATCTTAACTTCTTCACTCACTTCGTACGGCTGAAAGCTTGAAACGGccacccgcaaaaaaagaaaaaaaaagcttgAAACGGCAGGAGGAAATATCTATCTGTATGAACATAGTAAAGCGGCGTGATAATGATGCTATCCTTTTGACATTGCCATGATAATGGTCCTTGGTAAGTAAAGATGGTTTGGTCTAGTAGTAGAAAGGGACGTGGAAGCTTTGCCGATGGACACGACGGGACACGACAGAGAGGGTGTGTGAATATGATGGCGAACTTTTGAATGAACTCGTccgtctttttttttttttgagtggtAACTCGTCCGTCTTATGAGACGGGCACGAGGGCGACTCTCCACGCGGTGAAAAACAATCAATCCGCGCCTACTAGCAAGCACTAGTAATAAGTGCGCTGTGTACGGGGTTTGGTGAGACCCGAGTGGGCTTGGGCTTGGAGGACCGTATGCATATGCACGTACGGGTGGAGCTCTCGGGTCCCGGCCGGCCGCAGTTTCGCCGCTTTGGCATCTGCGGAGCGTCTCTCGGCGGGGCCGGTGCGCTCTTTTCTCAACAGCCACTAAACAAAACAAAACGTCGTCGTTTAACGGCTACAGAGCCCAACAGTCGAGCAGCAAAGAAGTTGCTTTGACAGTACCTTGGTTTTTCCCAACCTCCTTTCCGGAAAGAAAGACACTTTCTAGCAGGTCACTCTTCCTGTTTTTTTTATTGAGGGCCACTCTTCCCCCGTTGGTCACGGTGAGCCCACATAGACAATCGCCACCGGCCTTTCCAAGGGGGCCCACGGTCCACACGGTACGACGACGACCAATCCTTGTTTAATGATCAATCGTAACAATGGTTTGTTACGCTTTGTTTATTATTCCCGGCCAATCTCCCGTTGCTGGGCAGCGGATCACCGGAGGAGCCCCTTGCTTTAGTAAGGACTTTAGCTAGATCAGCATAGCCAGCCAGCTTTGTGCAGGACAGGGGGCAAGGAATTTGGTTTGGTGGGATACGGGGAATTGTCTGGTTTGGTGCGGGGGCCGGGGGCCGGGAGAGAGAGAGGATATCAGAGGGGATCCTGCTTTCCTCCGTCCCGTTTTGATTGAACGATACCCTTTCTTTGACCTGACGGGGCCTCGCTTGACCGGAGCTCTCTCCGGTCGTGGATTTGGCTCTGGCTGTTGGTATTGCTGCTGCGGCATCTGCATGGGCTCTTGGCTGGCTCCTGCTGAAAAGAGATTTTGCAGGGAGCAGCAGGCGACTGAGGTCCCGGGAAATGCACGGAGCAGATAGATACAGTAGATGCTTGGAGCGTTGTGGCAACGGGCAGTGGGAAAAACAGAGTTACCGTGGTCGAAGCGTATGTTGTGATTGACTGGTCAACCAGGCCTTGACACAGCAAACAGAGCTTGATCGATTATGTACTTCCAGAAACTACCACTAACGGTATGTGGCCGGAATCACTGTTCTGACCTTGTCGACGTTTATCGTCACAAACTGGACTCGACGTGAAAGTATTTCGCTATTTGACCCTTTTAGAAACGCCAGGGCCCGTGGTGTTTTCACCCAACACAGAAACGCCGAGCAAGCTAGCGTTCCTGGCTAACAGGTAAACGCCGTGGTAGCTTGCGTTTCTACCCTGGCCCACAGTCAGTTCGAACCCGCTGTTTTCGCTGACGTGGCACGTGTGAAACGTCAATGTCCCTGGCGTTTCTGGACTGAATTAAGTAATGCGCCCCAGGCCGCGGGGGCCTAACCCAGCCCACTCACAGCCCCGGTCGGGCAGTTCTTCCAGGGACGAACTGgcggccgccccctccctcttcttcACCAAATCTCCCCCAGATCTGCTATTTTGATCATCAAAACGAGTAGATCGGAGCATCCCCGAGTTGCTTGAGGTATTCTCTTCCCAATCCTCCATTTATTTTCAGTCAAGATTGGCTATTGTAGATGCAttttttcaaacatggtggaacccTAAGATGAGTTATTAGTGATTTGTTTGATGAATATTTTGGTTACATTATGTATAGAAAGAAGACATGTACTCCTGGCCGGCCTGTACTCCTTGTGTTGAAGTATTCTTAGTTAACTTGTTTAGTATTGGATTTAGAGAGAGACCATTTTTTTGGATTAGGTTAAACCTATTATTTGTTAAGAAttagttgtgatagattctttaggATAAAATAGGTTGAAAAGAATTGGTGTTGGTAATGTGGTTCGTGATTTGTATCTTTGGGATAATTTGTAGTAGTTCTCACACGACAAATCCATTGACCTTATTTTGTAGGATGTTTGAGCCGGATAAATATCCCGGCCTTGATGATTATTACGAGGAGAAGCATCGTGCTGTGCTAGTGGAAAGAGGGGAGGTAATTATGTATCTACATTGTTGATTCTCATATTGTGAGTAGTTTAGAGAAGTATATAAATTGTGCGTGTGTTTTTTGTAGGTTCCTCCAGTACTTCGGTTGAGAGGCCACAACCCACGTGAGTCCCTGAGGTATGACCGTCGCTACGAGCCTTATTTTAGAAGAATGGATCTTCTCCAGTTTGTGCTCAACTTTAAAGGCACACCACCATGCCTGAACTCGACGGCCATTGCCGCCCTTACGGACCGTTGGAGGCCGGAGACGCACTCTTTTCACCTTGCTCTTGGTGAGATGACCGTCACTTTGGAGGATATTGCGATGATCTCCGGTCTTCCGATCGAGGGCAGGGCTCTTACCGGGAAGGTGAAGTCTGAGGGGTGGCGACAAAGGGTTGCATGTTTGGTTGGTGTTGAACCTCCCCCGTGGACTCATGAAACAAAGAAGGATCCTAGGCCATCTGGTGTTTTGTTCTCGTGGCTACAAGAACATTTTTACGAGTGCCCAGAGAGTGCCAGTCCGGCTGTTGTGGAGAGGTACGCCAGGGCTTACTTATGGAATCTTTTGACCCAAGTGGTGTTTCCTGACGGCACGGGAGACACAGCCTCGTGGATGTTCTTGGACCCTCTTCGTAACTGGGATGTTAAGTGGAGTTGGGGGTCAGCGGCACTAGCCTTCTTGTACCGTCAGGTAATGCTAATTTGATGCATTCTCATTATATGAAAGAGATTTTTGCATGTGATTGTTTAATGTGTGTACAAATGTGCAGTTGGGCGGAGCATGTATGAGGAGTAAGCCAAAATCTTGTCTTGGTGGTTTTGTTTGGGCCCTACAGATTTGGATGTGGGAGCGCATCCCTGTGGGCCGTAACTTGACCATTGCTCCGGAAGAACCTTGGGAGTGGCCTTTTGACGGGGATGAGGAGCGGTATCCCACTATCGCATACACGTGGGCTACTGTCCAAGTGTCGAGTATCGCCGCCATGGGGCGGTACAAGGCATACATAAGCGAGCTTGACATGCTTACTTACAACCAGGTAATTATCAAATGCCTTGCCATCGTTACAGATTTTTTTTGTTGTGCATGAGCTAGTGACATGTTGTGATGTAGGTTAATTGAAGGCCGTACATGGTACTTAGGCAGTTCCCTTTGAGCAATATGTGCCTTCGTGACCAACATCTTTGGCGTGTGCGTTGCCCCATGATATGCTTTTTTGCGGTGGAGTGGCATCTTCCACATCGTGTTTCGAAGCAATTTGGAGTACAACAACGCACCCCGCCGGAGTATGTTGAGACAAGTGTGGTGCTACATAGGTGAGAGTTTCTTGTACCATATGTTGATCAATGTGTACCACGGAAAAATGAAATTGATACCGATACTTCTCATGCTTTGTAGGACGAGCCGGCAACACAACAAGAATGTCACTAATTGGGAGGATCACCATCTTATGTGGGTGGACATGTGGAATGCTCAGAGGAACGCCCGAGTTGAAGATGATCACACACCTGACAACGACGAGGGGGCATATTTAAGGCATTTGGAGTGGCTTCGCAAAGAGTACAGAGTTATCCTTAAGGGTGCTTGGACTCGTGCCGATTGCTTGGAAGTAATGCCAAGTGAGGTTGCTGATGGTGCATTCAACAACTCTATTAGGGAGACCATTGGAGCGCACCTAGATTATGGCCCTCTGCATGACCGAGTGGTATGTCTTTTTGTCTCTTTTTTGAACATGTGTCATTTCTTCATGAGTGGTGTGTCACTTAAGTTTTATTCAGGGCACAGAGctatggagatgtatcaatgataGTAATATGGTGCTTGGCCGCGCACCTGGTAGAGGAACGGACGGTCTCATTAGGAGTACTCTACAGGTTAGAGGCCTTCTTAATATGAACATGTGTTTTATATCATGTGAACTATTTTTGCATATTTACATGTCAATGTCTTTGCCTCTGCAGAAGGTTGTGAATCGTTGCCGAACACTAGCCGCTTTACTCTCTTGCCATGGCGGTTCATCCACGGATGTGCGTGCACGTGCTCAGTATAGAATGGATGTGCTTTCTTCCGCTCGTCCATCTTCGAGCCAAGCACGTGCTTCTTCCGCTCGTCCATCTTCCAGCCGAGCAGAAATCTTTCCCACCTTCGTTTGCCTTCTCATAGATTTTGTTCAAGCGTGTCGTGAATGACTTAACGGAGAAGGCTACACATGCGGAGTTAAGATCCTTGCAAAGATCCTTGTTCTTAAAAGCCCTGTAAAAGTTTGCAACGAAGTGCCTCATACACCATCGGTGGTGAAGCCTCGCATGCCCTGGAATATGAATATCCACGACCTTCAATATGCCTTGGTGCCGATCGGATAtgatgctgttggaaatatgccctagaggcaataataaatggttattattatatttctttgatcatgataattgtctattgttcatgctataattgtgttatccggaaatcg
Proteins encoded:
- the LOC123098978 gene encoding plasmodesmata-located protein 2, which produces MGVGGIPCRPRPLHLAAAAVLLLVLLTPRPASCADLYAVVYKGCANQTFAGGSPPPTVAALSSALAAQSASAKFYKTSSASASSASASVFGLFQCRGDLSGPDCSSCVARAMSSWRDLCGGAVAARVQLNGCLALYEISGFPQVSGVQMLFKTCGSGGGAAAADFETRRGTAFSQLEGGAGSSAGGFFATSFQQVYALAQCEGDLSNVDCSNCVTQAVQRVAVECGGAPSGQVYLDKCYITYSYYPHGVPHGGGGGLGGQQTAKTVAIVLGGALALGFLVICLLFARSLVKKKDDY